Proteins from a single region of Candidatus Saccharibacteria bacterium:
- a CDS encoding phosphatidylserine/phosphatidylglycerophosphate/cardiolipin synthase family protein, with protein MRRNTKTNFKLLTSTQYINDLTDSVTKAKSRVAIMCLTLTDDPSTHKLVLALKAAAKRGVDVNIAVDVFTYNEFGGYFSPFKRFARDSRNATTMANQLKRAGVTFTWLGRRHKINPFRGLTHIKWSIVDTTTYSFGGVNLYKEGIDSTDFMLRSPDPLLAEQLYEQHLAVVSSHHLQYPGFMAKTPYGTIYVDSGRPRDSIIYNRILELAATAKHSVVVTQYCPTGELAALLKLGDSDIYFNQPKNTYPATRLLIWFAQVRTGLRTLYRHKKYVHAKFIIFTMPSGEKIAITGSHNFAHSGVLFGTREVALETTEPSIVKQIEKFLETHVK; from the coding sequence ATGAGACGAAACACAAAAACCAACTTTAAACTTCTCACCTCTACCCAGTACATAAACGATCTCACCGACAGCGTTACCAAAGCCAAAAGCCGTGTCGCGATTATGTGCCTTACCCTTACCGACGACCCTTCAACCCACAAGCTTGTTTTGGCGCTAAAAGCAGCCGCAAAACGCGGGGTCGATGTCAATATAGCCGTCGATGTCTTTACCTACAACGAATTTGGTGGCTATTTCTCACCTTTTAAACGATTCGCACGCGACTCGCGCAATGCCACCACTATGGCAAACCAGTTAAAGCGGGCAGGTGTTACATTTACCTGGCTTGGCCGCCGCCACAAAATAAATCCATTCAGGGGCTTAACACATATTAAATGGTCGATTGTCGATACCACTACCTATAGTTTTGGTGGCGTCAATTTATACAAAGAGGGGATAGACAGCACCGATTTTATGCTTCGCTCCCCCGATCCCCTTTTGGCCGAGCAATTATACGAGCAGCATCTTGCCGTTGTCTCTAGCCACCACCTCCAGTACCCGGGTTTTATGGCAAAAACACCCTACGGAACGATTTATGTCGATAGCGGCCGGCCGCGAGATTCTATTATTTATAACCGCATTCTCGAACTTGCCGCCACCGCCAAACACTCAGTCGTCGTTACACAGTACTGCCCTACCGGCGAACTTGCCGCGCTGCTAAAACTTGGTGATTCCGACATTTATTTTAACCAGCCGAAAAACACCTACCCCGCCACTCGTTTGCTGATTTGGTTCGCGCAAGTTCGCACCGGACTACGCACGTTATATCGTCACAAAAAATACGTTCACGCCAAGTTTATTATTTTTACCATGCCAAGCGGCGAAAAAATTGCCATTACTGGCTCGCACAATTTTGCCCACAGCGGCGTGTTGTTTGGCACGCGCGAGGTAGCGCTCGAAACAACCGAGCCGTCTATCGTAAAACAAATCGAAAAATTCCTCGAAACCCACGTAAAATAA